A segment of the Gemmatimonadaceae bacterium genome:
CACGGCGGCGTTCAGTGCGCGCGCCATTCACATGTCGAACGGCGGCGGCGTCACGCTGGTCGCCAATCAGGTGGACCCGAACGCCGGCGATCAGGGGCCGGGGGCTGGCCACACGACGCATTTCCTCGTGCTCGGCGACAACCCCGACGGCAAGGGCTATCAGGTGACCTACAAGCACCTCGAGAGCGGCGAAGCGCGCCTGGTGGAGTTCCAGCGCATGCTCGACCACCTCGACCTGACGGGCGATGGCACGGATGAGGTCTTCCTCGAGTCGTGGCGGTACGCCGGCACCAACGAGTTGATCGTCCTCTCGCGCGCCAACGGCAAGTGGCATGAGGCGTTGAGGGTGCCCCAGGCGTGGTGTTTGAGGCAGAGATAGACAACCGGCAAGCAACAGAGAGACAACAGAGGCGGCGCCCAGGATCTGGAGCGCCGCCTCTGTTGTCTCTCTGTTGTTTCTCTGTTGTCTCTCTGTTGTTTCTCTGTTCCGCTCAGTCCTACTCGACCCCGATATTGAACGCCCCCTCCATATCCTGCCTCGAGTAGGCCCGGAAGGCCGTGAGCGTCATGGTGCGCTGGAGACCCGGCACCTTGGGGAACTCCTCCGTCACGACGTGCGCGATCTCGCCGTATTCGGCCACCTTGATGATGCAGACGAGATCCCACTCTCCCGATACCGAATAGACATCGCTGACCCCGGCGATGCCGGCGAGGGCGGCCGCGCATTTTGGAATGAGCGCAGGTTCAGCTCTGACGAGGACGATCGTGGTAATCATGGGATCACGCGGAACGGGTGAAAAGTCGACAGTGGCAACACCACCAACATAGCACCAACCGGGCGCGCGTCACGCCGTCCAGGCACGCACAATGGCGTGCATGCCGGCGTCGACATCAGCACGCGCGGCAGCATACGAGACGCGCACCCACTCGGGCGTGCCAAAGGCCGCCCCCGGCACCACCGCAATCCCTTCGCGCTCCAGCAGCGTCGTCGCAAACGCGGTCCCGTCACCGCCCGGCGCCTTGAAGAAGAGGTAGAATGCCCCCTCGGGCTCGATGAGTTCGAGCCCCGGAATCGCCGAGAGAATCGCCCGGGCTGCGTCACGGCGCTCGCGGAACTCAGCCACCATCATGGCGATTGCCGCGTCGGCCTCCGGCTTCCGCGTGACCGCCGCCAGCGCCGCGTACTGCGACTCCGTGGCCGCGTTGGACGTGGTGTGCGACTGCAGGGCGGTCATCGTCTGCGACAATGCGCGTGGCGCGACGGACCAGCCGATTCGGAACCCGGTCATCGCGTACGCCTTCGCCACGCCGTTCACGACGACAATGTGGTCGCGCCGAGCGGCGACATCGAGCATCGAGGGCGCCTCCGGCAGGCGATAGGTGATGCGCCCGTAGATCTCGTCGCTGATGATCCACCAGCCGCGCGCCGACGCCAGGTCGGCGATGGCGGCCAGCTCTTCGGCCTCGTAGACCGCCCCCGTCGGGTTTGACGGCGAGTTCAGCATCAATCCCCGCGTGCGCGGCGTGGCGTGCTGCGCCAGCAGCGCGGCCGTCACCTTGAGGCCGCGCGACGGGTCGCCGGGCACGCTCACGACGTTCGCCCGCGCCAGCCCGACCATCTCGGCGTAGCTCACCCAGCTCGGCACCGGGAGCAGGACGTCGTCGCCGGGGCCAAAGAGGGCGAAGGTCGCATTCTGCAGCGACTGCTTGGAGCCGGTGGAGACGACGACCTCGCCCGCCGTCACCGGCTCTTCACGGCCAGCCCGGCGGCGCGTGGCCTCGGCGGCGATCGCCTCACGCAGCGGCGCGATCCCTTCAACGGCCGTGTATCGGGTCGCCCCGGCGTCGAGCGCCGACTTGGTGGCGTCGAGGATGAAGGCCGGCGTGTCGAAATCCGGCTCCCCCGCCCCGAGGTCGATGATCGATCGGCCGGCCGCACGCAACGCCCTGGCCCGCTGGGAAACCGCGATGGTGGCCGACTCCTTGAGGGAGGCGACGTTGGGCGACGGTACGAAGGGGTGCGACATGGACAGGCCGGGCTCCCGTTTGGAGGGCCGGGGATAAACGCAGTAGATTGAGGGCGCACGAAAAATTAGCGTCACGTCGACGCTGACGCCATTGACAATCGAGGTCGTAGTGAGCGCTTCACCCACCGCCGGCACCGTCGGCCGCAACACTTCCGTCGCCCATTTCCTCGCCCCGCATTGGGGCCGCATCGCCGAACGGCTTGGGCCGGTGATCGACCGCGAAGGCGGTGAGCCGGGCTCGGCGCCCGTCGCGCTCCTCTGCGTTCCCGACTCGGGCGCCGCGGTCGAGCTGGCCGCGGCCCTGCGCACCGCCCGCCCGGCGATTGCGCGCATTCTCCCCGTGACCGATGCGTTGCGCGCGGCGCGTGTCATCAAGACGTGCGGGGCCCCGATCATCATCGCCACGCCGGCCGACATCGAGCGCCTGCTCTCTGCGTCGGCACTGCCGCTCGATACGGTGCAGGTGATCGCGCTCGTCGGCGCGGAGGAGTTCCAGGCCGACCAGTTGGCGACGGTGATGGCCTCGGTGCCGAAGGAGGCGCGGCGCGTGCTCGTTGCTTCCGAGGCGACCCCGATGGTGGAGGTCTTGCTCGAGCGCTACTTCCACAAGGCGCATCGCCTGGCCGACGATTCCGCCGCCGATGCAACGCCCGCGGCTGTGCAATACGCCTGTGTGCGCAGCCTCGGCGCCGCCGCGGCCGTGCCCGGCATTCTCGACGACCTCGACCCGCCGTCCGCCGTTATCGTCACTTCCGACGCGGCCGCGGTGCGGACGGTGCTCGCCGCGTCCGGCTATCCGGACGATGCGACCATCGTGCAGGTGACCGAGGGAAGCGCGCCGACGAACGTCGCGCTGGTGGTCTTCGCCGGGTTGCCCTCGCCGGCCGCGTTCGAGGCCGCGATGTCGGCACAGCCCGGCCGCGCCGTGGCACTCATCGGTCCGCGCCAGCTGGCGGCGCTGCGCCGGCTCGCCGGCCCCAGCGTCACGCCGTACACCACGCGCCGCGCGACCAGCACGGCGCGCGCCGAAGAGGCACGCCTGCGCAAGGAGCTGAAGGCGGTGCTCGACGGATCGTATCCGGCGCGCGAGATCGTCTCCCTCGAGCCGATGCTCGCCGAGTATGACGGCGTCGAACTCGCGGGCGCCGCGCTGCGTCTGCTGGAAGGCGCGCGCAGCACGATGCCGACACCGGCGCCAGCCGCCGCCGCCACACCGGCGCCGGAGCGGAGCGCTCGCGCCCCGCGATCCGATCGGCCGAGTGGTCCGCGCGCGGACTTTCCGCTCCGCGATCCGATGGAGCGTCCGAAGGCGCGGTTCGTGGATCGCACGGTGCGCCGCGATCGCGATGAGCGCCCGCCGCGCCGTGGCGCGGGAGACCAGGCCCCACGTCGCAGCACGGGGGACAAGCCACGCGGGTCGTTCGGCGACAAGCCGCGCGGATCCTTTGGCGACAAACTGCGGGGATCGTTCGGCGACAAGCCGCGCGGGTCCTACGGCGACAAGCCGCGGGGATCGTTCGGCGACAAGCCACGGGGCGGCTTCGCCGGCAAGCGCACGGACTTCAGCGACAAGCCGCGGGGCGGGGGCCCGCGCCGGCCGCGGGGTGAACGGTGACGCAGCACTTCCAGTTGACCGGCGGCTGGGTGGAGGTAATCGCCGGTTCGATGTTCAGCGGAAAGAGTGAAGAGCTCATTCGCCGCGTGCGGCGGGCGATGATCGCCAAGAAGCGCGTGCAGGTGTTCAAGTCGCACCTCGACAACCGGTATACCGGCGTCTTCGCGGTCGGCTCGCATGACGGCCGCACGGTGGAGGCGGTGCCAGTGGACTCGGCGGCGCAGGTGGCGACCCGTCTCGATCCGCACGCGCAGGTCATCGCAATCGACGAGGTGCAGTTCCTCGATGACGCCATCGTCTCGCTGGCCAGCGATCTTGCCGACCGCGGCCGGCGCGTGATCCTCGCCGGCATCGACACCGACTTCCGCGGCGAGCCGTTCGGCCCGATGCCGAAGTTGATGTGCCAGGCGGAGGTCGTCGACAAGCTCCACGCCATCTGCGTCCTCTGCGGCG
Coding sequences within it:
- a CDS encoding thymidine kinase, whose protein sequence is MTQHFQLTGGWVEVIAGSMFSGKSEELIRRVRRAMIAKKRVQVFKSHLDNRYTGVFAVGSHDGRTVEAVPVDSAAQVATRLDPHAQVIAIDEVQFLDDAIVSLASDLADRGRRVILAGIDTDFRGEPFGPMPKLMCQAEVVDKLHAICVLCGAPATRNQRLVDGRPAHWDSPLIMVGGTESYEARCRACHQVLRGDQPRLL
- a CDS encoding pyridoxal phosphate-dependent aminotransferase; the encoded protein is MSHPFVPSPNVASLKESATIAVSQRARALRAAGRSIIDLGAGEPDFDTPAFILDATKSALDAGATRYTAVEGIAPLREAIAAEATRRRAGREEPVTAGEVVVSTGSKQSLQNATFALFGPGDDVLLPVPSWVSYAEMVGLARANVVSVPGDPSRGLKVTAALLAQHATPRTRGLMLNSPSNPTGAVYEAEELAAIADLASARGWWIISDEIYGRITYRLPEAPSMLDVAARRDHIVVVNGVAKAYAMTGFRIGWSVAPRALSQTMTALQSHTTSNAATESQYAALAAVTRKPEADAAIAMMVAEFRERRDAARAILSAIPGLELIEPEGAFYLFFKAPGGDGTAFATTLLEREGIAVVPGAAFGTPEWVRVSYAAARADVDAGMHAIVRAWTA
- a CDS encoding Lrp/AsnC ligand binding domain-containing protein, which translates into the protein MITTIVLVRAEPALIPKCAAALAGIAGVSDVYSVSGEWDLVCIIKVAEYGEIAHVVTEEFPKVPGLQRTMTLTAFRAYSRQDMEGAFNIGVE